The Numenius arquata chromosome 6, bNumArq3.hap1.1, whole genome shotgun sequence sequence AGGGTTCTCAAATTGAGTCTCTGTAGTTGTGAGACAATATCTTGGATGGGATCTTGACAGCTTGCAGTCAATAGGAAGTGAAGCCCATACATCCTTGTCAACAGTCACTGGTAGTGAAATGTTTGTTCCCCATTGCTCTGTTTGCTACAGAGATTTTCCCACCCTTGGGTGGGTTTTTAGCCTCTTCTCTAGAGTGGCATTGCAGTGATTGTTTCTGGGGGAGTCCTGCTTGGTTTGTTTAGCAGCATGCTCAGGGCTTGTCTCCTTTCCCAACTCATTTCTTAGTTCTTCTCTACCACCCTTCCTTAGAGACGGCAGACACCAGATGGGTTGTGGTGCTGAGCATGACAGAACACCAGGTGATTTATACAGTGTATGGGGAATGGGAAATCACTACTTTTTGGGGGACACAGGTCACCAACACTAGAACAACTAGACGAGATTTTGTTATATCTTAACTACAAGGGCAGGTCACCAATGGCCATGTTCAGCCTCCCTCATTTACATGAGCTGTATCATTGGGACTGAATTTTGACTGCTagatttaattttgtgtttattttgaaCTGAAGCAGtcctttgaaagagaaaaaaaggtgagaaATTTCAATGACAGCTGTTGAAAGGGCTGTTTTGATTGTCGTGCTGGACTCGGAGTGAATGCTGCAGTTCCCACCAGCACAATTTGCATCAGGACCAGCGCCTATGGAAGTTGAGGGAAAAGTTCACGTCATGCATAATTCAAGGCAATGCAAGGCAAGAGCTTGTAGTTGGTTATTCTTCATAAGCTACATACTGCTGTAACAGTAGATATTTACAGGGCAGTGAGAGAAGGTCCGGGAGTGTTTGATACATAGGAGAACCAGAGGGAGCTCATCTTGACAACTGGTCCCCACCACTCCTCGAGGATGTAAGTAGGCAGGACTTACACCTGCCTGAACAAATGCTCCTGGATGGACCTGTGTGGGGTTAGAGCCTTGTTTCTGCATTCTCCCCAGCTTTTAAGCTCTGGGAGGCACAGGACAAATGGTGGAAATCTTTGTGCGACCTCCTTAGGGTCATGCTGGAAGTGGTGATATAGCACAAGATTGCCCCAATGCCACTGGCCTGGTGTTTTAGCAGTTCTCTGAAGGGCACAGGCAtctgtaggtttttttaatgtgataacAACTCTCTAATGTCTTGAAATATCTCTCTTAATACCTAATATCTCCTTGCAGGAATTTGCATGAAAACCCTTTGGGAACTCTGTTTGAAACTGCATCTTCAGGTTAACAACTCCTGGTAGAACATTAAGGTTTCGGAAGAGGCCAAAGAAGATGGCTTTTACAGGATCAAGAAGATTTCTTGTAAGTTGTGCGTGCTTTTGAAATGATAGCAGACTATTAGCAAAGGCAGCTCTGTCAGGAAACCTTTTGACATTAATTGCATTAAGAGGACATTGTCAAATAGGTTCCTGGGATGGTTTATAGCCTTTATGACTCTCCTGTCCGTGTTCCTTTGAAGGTGAAATTGGGGTCTGATTTCTAGCTCATTTCACAGTGAGAAAACTCATCTCCTTTCACCTGGCAATCCTTTAttgatttgcttttcttgttaCTAATGGTGCTTGAAAATAACTCGAGGTTTGTATCTGTTGCCTTATGCCTGTGCTTGCGCTGTGTCCAGTGTTTTGATATTGCTGAAAATAAGCTTTGCTGCCTGTTCACACACCGTCTGTTGGCTTTTAGAAGAGGCATTAGATATGACTTGCCAGATAGTCAATGACCCTCCTTACGTCTTCATACGCTCCCTTTCTAAAGCCCATGTTATTCCCGCCTCCCCAAAATAATAGTGTAACAGGGCAGATCCTTGAGTAAGTGCCACATGCACGGATAAGTGTTTGTACGTTACCTAACACAGGAATAATGTTTATGGGACCTGCATTAACCATGGctagtttaaaaacatttattttttgttggaagagaaatgggaaacaAATGGAGTGCAGAGGCTGTTTCTCGGTGGATTGTGACCACCCTCCCTCCCTTGCAGCTCCCAGATGTAAAATTTTGGTCACAGTCATCCTGAAAAACTTAAAATTTTACTGCCTCACAAACTTGATGTGCTTGGTTTTGTAAGTACAAACTGGTTACTCTTAACACTTTTTGTACGCATACTAATACTTTTCTATCTGTTCTCACTGATATGCAATGATTTGTGCAGAGTGCTGCACTTTAATACATTACCACGGTAGCATTTTAGCTTCTACATCACCAtatatttttagttaattttcttcaaacCACTGCAGTTACTTTAATGCTACAGCTCCCTATTCAATTTTTGATTTTATATGCCTATCCTATGCCATCCCACTAGTATTAATAGACACCCCTGATATTCGGTGGcacaaaaaaatatcatttgaTTATTTGTGGCTTTCTCTGATGCATGCCGGGAATGCtatatttcactttttcagtGTGCTCATTATTTTATGATAAGCTCAGCTGTCAGTCTGGATTTCcatttcctctgtattttgtgAAGCTCTAAGAATATCTAGCAGCTCCATCCTGAGTGTTTGCATTGCACTTCAGCTAAAACAGACTTTACTTACTTTAACCAGAGACTTGTACATCGGCTAGCACTGTACAACAACCTACATGAGCTAAAACAAAGTAATCATCCTATTTTATTTCCACTGAAGTAAATGGCAGCACAGCAAATCTCTAATTTTCGCTGAAATATgttgaaagctttcttttctttctattttcagtgGACTACTAGTCATGATGTAAGCCAACAAACgttctctaaatatttatttatttagtacgCTCCCAGTTTTCCTCATACTCCCCTAATACCTCTTTACACGTTATAGCTCAGCTGATTGCCAGTGCCCCAGCTGCGCGAATACTCACTGCTCTGCCTGGGGACGGCAACGCAGCCTCTGTGACATGACATGAACTCCTTCACTGGGCTCCAGCACTGCCATCGCGCTGAACTGTGCTTTATCAGCCAGTCCCTTTGAAGCAAATGTCTGGGACATCATAAAACCAAATATAAAATACGCACAAAGAATGCCAGCAGGGAGGAaatctttcttttgtctttgatTTAACACACACCCCTCCGTTTTCACCCATGCTTACGTGCAGCAGGAAAGAGATGGTGAGTGAAAACTGGCTGGGTTAACAGCAGCAAGGCTTTTGCCTCGAATTTGATCACTTCTTTTTCAGAGAGAACTGTTGATTTTACCCACAAACATTCTGGGGTGTCAGAGCTGGTTTCTGTAGGTGTCCATGGTAAATTGAATTGGTGCTGAAGGAGGAGCTTGGATCCATAAGCATCAGTGACTGCAGGATTAGGCACTGCATCATACTTCTTCCCTTCTCCGAGCCAAGGGTGCAGTTCCTGTAGTCCTGCTGAAGTTGCTAATTGCTCTGAGTAAACACTGGGTCTATAGTTCACCACTAATCACGAGAGCTTTTCTGGTTGCCTGTGCGTACGCAGCCACGCTACTGAGCTTCGGGAGAGGAGCGGGGGCAGTCCCCTGcagtggggtgcggggggggacgacacagggcACATGTCCCTGCGCTGGGAGGGTGCACCCCTGTTACTTGCTTACTCCTAAGCGCTTCTGGAAATGCTGACTACAGACACTGCTTTTGCAAGGAGTTAGATCAGAGGTCGTCAAATCTGTATTTGCTGGCACTGTGATTTTTAGCTTGGGGAACGAAATCCGTGAGAAATCCATGAGAATCCTCGTGGCATTGCCAGGGCACCCAAAGGCAGGTGCAAGTTAAAAGACGCTCTCCGAGTTCACCTCTGAGCGTCCGGGTTGCTGGGATGTGCAAAAGTACAGGCTCCCTAGAGAGGCTGTAGTGAGAAGGCATGCTTTCTCCGACAACAAAGAGAGCTACCAGGCAGCTTCCCTCCTCCGAAGGGCCGCGCTCCCCGTCGCCGTGCTGTCGGCTGCAGCCCGTCCTCGGCGACTCCTGTGGAAGTTCACTGAAACAGCACTCACAGGAACGAAGATGGAAAAATGGGAGCAAAAAAAGTAGTAATGAATGGGAGGAAGGAGACCACGATAACTCAACATGTTTACAGCTCCACTTTGACGAGTGTTTTTACATGAGatactccattaaaaaaaaattaaggcaattGGCTCACCTTAAAGTACTTGAAGTCAGTATGACctttggctttttggtttttgctaTTTTTGTCTGCTGGGTGAGATGTAGAAATGCAGCTGATCTATAAGGTAGATTTTCAGTTGCCATGGCAACGTGTCTCGTTCCTGCTCTCAGTTTGGAAGGGAGATTGCTCCACACTGCTATTTCATGTTTAGGGCAATATTCTTTGGTGGCAGTATTTCTTTGTTTCAGCACATTAATGCTACAACTCTgttcctcctttctcccagctCAGGGAAACATGGCTCAGTGTGAACATTCCCCtgtaaaaatacagttatttgctttttttttttttttttttgtttcaagaacATTCTTTAAGTCTGGAGGTAAACGTTGATCCATTTTGATAGCTTGGGTGCAGCAACATCCTGACGCTGTGAAGTTTCACCATTAAGTGACAATAAACTGGAATCACTCCACCTTTGCTTCCATGTGGTCTGAACAAACGAAAGTATATCTTGAACTAGCGAGTCTTATGAAAGAAGAGTAATTTAAAAGTACATCCTACCTATATCTTACATATTAGATTTCTACAGATCTCCATGTGCTTTCAGTCAATTCAGGTTCAATTTCTAAGTACTGCAGATTCCTAATTTTGATCAATTCTTGCTTAAGGCCACAAATGGAGTTGCTCTTGTTTCTTTTACCACCTTTAGCTCTTTGTGGCGCCTTTGCCTTATTCCTAAGGTGAGTCGCCAAGCAGGAGCAGGCATCCCGGTTTCTGTTGGCTCGGTGCAGCCTGCAGCGGTGGGAGCAGGCTGCGTTCAGCTCTGGAGGGTTAGGAAAGCACATAGACATGAGTTGGCCTAGTGTGATACAACTTGGAGGCGTCACAGAACGGAGGGGCTCCTATATTTGGGTAGGAAGGAGCCCTTTCTGGTCATGTTCCCCATTTCAGTTGCATTGTGACCTTCGTTGCCGTTCTAACCTGCTCGGTTTCATCAAACTCATCTCGCTTTTCTTTCCAAGTGGCTTCACACAAGGGTGCAGCAGCTGTGGCACTTCGCACAGCGCTGCTTCTTCTTCTTGGGGTGGAAAATAGTCAGGATTGCTTCATCGAAGACAGTCTTAAGGCCTTTCTGCGTGAGGGCTGAGCACTCCAGGTAGCACTGTGCTCCAATCtggaagagaggggagaaaatgtGAGTACCCACTGCTGGGAGAGACAGAGCAACCCTGTTCCATCAACATTTTACATGCCTACATGTCCTGCCACAGAGGGAAGCCCAGACCTTTAGAAAGGGGGTCAAGTCTTTGCTCTGTTGTGTATCTGGCTACTTATAGGATTAAGGGACCAGCTCAGGTGGTCATCCTGAGCGAGGGAGCAGGGATAAGCATCAACACTGGTATCTCACCACAGAGTGTTAGCAGGGAGCAGGAATTCCCTGCACCACCCTCTAGAGAGAAGAGGGGACCAGGAGCTTGGGACTCCTGTttgtgctgctggggagggcttCAAGGAGGTGCCGGGTTGTTAGCTGAACCTCTTCATGTACTTGGCTCTTCTCCCCTGACCTGTCACTCGTGTGTCCTGCCTCCTGCAATGCCAGTGAGCTGCTACCTGGGGGAGGGCTTCCAGCTGGCTTCTGGGAACTGGGAAGCATCCTCTCAAGGGGTCCCCTGGGTATGCTGGCatgacacaaacacacacaggggCCTGAGAAGCAGCCTCAGCTTATTCAGCAACCTTGTTGCTTATTCAGTTTATTCTGCTAATGGATGCTCTCGCTGGCCTTTGAAGGCTAGAGCCTCTAACAACACTCGCAACATACGAGATGGAAGTGGTTAGGGACCAGATGCCCAAATTTCAGGACTTGGGGAGGGTTTTTATCCCCCTGTCTTCTCGAGAGGAAGGTGCGAGAGCACAGAAACCTTTGGAGCTCCTTCTCTCCTGCTTGAAGTGAGATAAGTGAAAATCAAGTCCTCTGTGCTTTTGTAAGGGATAGGGACGAGTTTGGAAGGAGGTGACTGCAGAGAGGGGTTTGCCACATGCACCTCCTGGCAGAAGCCTGAACAAGAAACACGTGGCTTAGGTAAAGTAGGCAGCAAAATCAGTCTTTAATTGCTGGCTTGGGACCAACCAACGTGCCCTGGAGGAGTTCACCTTGAATGGAACAATTCCAGTGGAAAGCTGTGATCAATTGATGTCATGGGACCTCAGAAAAAGCTGTTACCTCCTTCGCTAGCTTCACACCGTGTTCGTAGGTGAGTGGTTTCTCCTTCATGTAAAGCAGCCGAGCCAAAGTTTTGGGATCATCCCGGAGATCAATCTAATAGAAAATACACAAACCCTATGCTCAGTACCACCTTGCTGTAATTTTTGAGGCAGATATTCATAGCTTTATGAACCCACAGTCATGTCCTCGCATAAGGGCATCTGTCCTCCCAGCCTCAGATGATACTTCAGAAATTAATTGCAcgtatattttccttttttttcttttttttttttttttttcctttttctttctttctgtttaatgTGAATTAGTTTTTGGGCCACAGCTCAGATATCTGTGGTACAGTACAGACGGGGTTTGGTGGAAGCCTGAACCACATTGGGAGGGGAGGCTGCTGTGACCCTGCACTGCATCACCTGAAAAACCCCCTGACAGGCCAGACAGATGCAGTTCAGGCTGGCTAACTTGAAATATAATCCTTTATTTCCATGGAAAACATCAAAGTGAAGCATTTTGGCGTTTCAAACCCATCCATTTTCAGAGTGTGTGAACCCAAGggtaatactttttatttttaaatgggtgTTTTAGATTATTCCAGTGTGGAAAACAAAGCCAGTGTTTGAATGACTGGACTTTCCTATGGCATGAAGAGTTTGGTTTTGACAAGAATTTGATCTGTTTCTCTACCTTGGCTTAGGTTGCTGAACAGTGTTCGGACATTTTCCAGATGGTTGTATCCCTAATTCTCACGATCTCTAGCTACTCTGTGTCTTGGAAGCAAACCCATATTTAAGGCATTTTTATTTGATGgatagattcatagattttaaGGCCAAAATAAAATGGTTTGATGCTTTAGTCTAACATCCACTATAACACAAGCAGAACAGTGAGTCACTAATTGCAATGTGGATGTAAAGCATGAGGGAGGCTATCTCCTTCCCATGTCTCTAAGTAATTTGCTTAATTATTCCCATTCTTAAAATTTAGTTTGAAGTTTAGCTTCTGCTTCTAACCACAGActttgatgtttgttttttcccctcactaaAGGCCTGTCAGAAATCTTTTCTCCCTATAGATATTTATGCCTTGTCGCCACATTAATATACATTTCTATAAAAAGATGGGATGAGTTTTCTCAGTCATGACTAGCATGATAGGACATCTGCATGTTTGTTTCTATGCCCAGTCCCTGTGTTTTCTTCCAATGGGGAACTCTGGCTGCATTTCACATAAGAAGTTGAATAGGAAACCTTCCCAGAGTGCTCAGCCTCCAGCCATTCCTGGGGTGGAGTAGGGTCTCACTCTGAAGACCCCCACGATGGCTGGTGGTGCCCCAGAGAAGCATTACCTGTGTTCCTATGAGGACGTAAGGTACATTGGGCATGCAGACTTTCAGCTCGGGCACCCACTCCTCCTGGACATTGTGGTATGAGGCAGGGTTCACCACCGAGAAGCAGATCAAGAACACGTCTGTGTTGGGGTAAGATAGGGGTCTCAGTTGGTTGTAGTCCTCCTGCCAGGGGGAAAACAGCAAGTGTGTTATGGGGTAGGGGATAACTGCAGATGGGGGCATCACGCTGGCTCTTGTTGAGCTGCTCAACACTGTCCATCCATGGTCATGCACATTTATACCcaccggggggctgctggggggaaAATCACCCCTCGTAGGCCAGGGGTGCTCTTTTGTCAGCATCTTTACCCAAAAGAGCtaacatgttttggttttgtgtgtgttatcTGTGGTGACGCTGGTGTACAGGGCGATGCTCAACAGCAGCCGTCACTGGTGGTATAATAAAAAtagaccttggggctgcgtgtACCAGCCTCAGCCCTCCAGCAATGTGATGCCGTCCTGGGAAGTATTATTTGACTGTCCCCACTAGCTAATATTTCCTGATGACACGTTCTCCAGAGGCTTTTCTGTTAATATTATGGGCTTTCTATTCCCCAGTAGGCATTGTAGACATGACCATATACAACAAATACAAGTCTCCGGACTATTTGGTGCCACTGCAATCATGTATGGTACACAGCAGTGTGTCAGTCAGCAGAAGACACTCGTCTTGAAAGCGCAAAACAGATCAAACCCAGTCTGCAGTGGCTGGGTGATCACGGGGGGTGCTCTAGTGTTTCCGCAAGCCCTGGACTAGGGAAGGAGAGATGTTTTCTCTTTGTGCTAGTTGTGAAGAGGGCGACTTTTCAAACAGCTCAAAGCCCAGCTGTGTCATGTCATGAGCTAGCTTTCATAGCCAAGTTTCAAGGAAGAATTTGGGTCTGTTTTCAGGCTTGAGGTGTTGAGAGTGAGCAGAGGTTTTGCAAGCTGTGTGAAAGGGATAGACTGGCTCTTTCTGATAGCGAGAGCATATGTAGCTGTGTCTGCTGGGTATTTTCAATGAAACCTGTTAGAAAATTTCAGTGCAATGAAACAGATGCTTTTTGGGGGATACACCtattctgaagactttttttgggggatacagaattaaaaaaggggaaaggaacaCAAAGTTGGAGTGTGGGCAACGATAATACATGTTGCTGACTGAGACCTAGGTCTTTAGTTTATGGTTTCTGCATTCTGGGAAAGCCTCAGATCTCTGCAGTATGGTTGCTTTTGGTTGTAACTGTACAAAAACCCAACTGGTCCAGTTTTGCTTTACAGATACTGAAATAATTAATAACTCaatgaaaaggggggaaaaaagaaaagcactgttGCTCAGACTTGAGAACATTTATTTTAGGTGGGGAAAACCTGCATTAAGGGCAGGAGCAATGCAACTGCTGTCTCTCCTGCAGGAGAAACTGATGCAGGACTGTATCATTGTGTGCCCAGACTAGATGGTGCCTTAATTCAGCCTTGCTTCTGTCGTGCTTTGATTGCGTCAACAAATGAGTGGTCTTAATTATGAGTTAGTTGAGGCTGGCAAATCTTTCCGAAGCCTTCTGTTCACTAAGTGTGCAGTGATAAGATGACCCAGACTACTTCTGAATCAACACTAGTTTCTGAAAAATACTAATGGGTTATGTAAAAACAGTCTGCTCCAaccttttctaaagaaaaaaacccttagctATTTATTCTGAAAGGAAGTATGAGGCCAAATTTAgctctttttcattaaaatgaagtttaaagAAACAACCTAAAccacaaagaaaatgttttgttgtgtCTAACTGAATGTTCATTGTCCAAAACCCACTTCAACAGGAAGAGTAAATTCCCAGttgccacctccagccccacagccacagtaTTTGGGGTAAAGCCAGAGTACTTGCCAGCTGACCTTTGTCTTTCCAGTGTCGTAGAAAGTATTGTTCTGAAGAATGATTTACAAGACAAGAGGAGGTGTTTCGACATATCACCCCCCAAGAAAGAGTAGATTCTCCACATTCAGGGAACGGCATGAAAAAAACTCAGAGAAATTTGTGGGAACATCAGTGATACAGGCTACGAAGAAGCAAGTCGGTGGGAGAAGATTTATATGAGGCTTTGGAGATGagtcccagctcccagcagatgAGTTTATAGGGGCAAAGTGGATGCCAAGGTAATGGTGTCAACAGAGCAATAGCATTATAGGGACAGATGAGTTCTATGTGGATGCTGTGAGTTGGGAAGGCCTGTCTTGATTATGGGACATTATTTTAACCCAGAACATCAGGTCTGAGATTAAGTATGTTTATGTCACAGTCAACATGAGCTGATACTAGGTTCTTGGCAAAGGCCTTCCGCGTTTTCAGTTTAATTGCTGCAAATCAGCCTCCTAAAACAGCCACGTGGTGGCAGCAAGCCCTCAAGGAATCGTGATTTAGGATTTTTGGAAAGAAATTGGGTAAATATAACCTATTTATTTGGGTAAATAGCTTCAATATTCCAGACATGCATATTTAGAGGGCTGGAACTTACTGTACCattaaaattacaaattaaaagcCACGAGTGCTCTGCTGGGCGGTGACAGCTAGAGGAgcatgcatttcattttattttgcttgttccTTTCTAGCCCctagaaaatcctttttttgggggaggaCTGCCCCTAATTTGTGTTAGCAGCGCAGAGCATGCTATAAGCTGCAAGGAGggacaaccacacaccacacagaAGAGGTCTTGTGTCCTGTCAGGGAGATTGCACAGGAGCGTTAAAGCACAAGAACCAATGTTGTGGATGAGGGTTGATCTGGGGCTCCTGTAGATGCCTGTGTCTGCAGCCTGGCGGGAGCCTCTAAATCCCATCAGACAAGAACCCCATCTCTTTTAGTACCTGCTGCCCAGGAGAAGGCTATAAAACCTTGCAATGGACTGTTACGAGATATGATACATCAGGATCGTTTCTCATTTAGAGATGGTTGAAGTCAAGCAAATAAATAGTGTAAAAAAGGGACTGGACATTTGCGTGGGTATGGGGTGCACCCAGAGGTGCTGCAGTCAGCGACAGCGGTGTTTGGGGAGAGATGTGAGTCCTCATGGGGGTGGGCTATAGCTGGTCACTAATTTGTTTCCCTGGTTTGTGCTTGCATTTTGCTGTCTTGTTATTTAGGGAGCGTGAGGCTGCCTGGCCACTGGTTTGGCAGGGAAATGCCAGTGCCAGAGCTGACCTTGCTGAGTTACTTGCCTACGACTTGCCGGGGCCGAAAGGCATCAACCGgtgttgctccctccctgctctcttGCTGCCAGCAGCCTTGAAATGCTTGGGCACAGAaagtacagcaaaacctgcttttttttttttttttaatgttgctgcCATTCTGATCTCACATACGCTCCCTGCCATGTCAGCCAGTTAAAGCCCTCCACACCTGAGTccagattggggaaaaaaaaagaccactgtTTTTTATCTCCTAGGACTGTTTGTGCCAAGGATGCAGAAAACCAGATACCCCAGATCTGGGGTCTCTGCCAGCTCTCCCTTCAGGCTGACAGAGGGTCCTGCTGCAGGAGTACATTTTTCCAATTGTTATTTCATTAGCATATGTTTTATAGCACCGTAATGTCAAGTGCTATTTTTAGCTATGACTTCACACCAATGCCTTTGGAAAGCCACACAACACAAGGAGGAGACAACCCAGATGATGTGATGTTTTATCTTGAGCATGTGGGAAGCATCATCCTTTCAGCCTCCATGGAGGTACAACCTAGTCAACAAGAAGTGATTTATGCTCTCAGTTTTGACTAGCTGGCCATGTCCTCTGGACCAAGATCTGAAAGGGAAATGAAGTTAGAAATGGTGCTTGGAGGCAGGTGGTGTTCCGCCTAGCTTGAAGCAGGAGATGGCAAAATGACTGTGCAGGAATGGATGGAGGGGTGAAGTTTGTCAAAGGGACAGATTAGTGCTGCTTCTGGCTCAGGAGCACAAATGAAAGGATGTGTTTTGAGGAAATGGGTGACAGGTAGAACTATCAGCCCTACAAAACAAGTAGAAATACTAAGGCACTGGGTAAAATCTGACTGAGAactaaatatcatagaatcatagaattgcctaggttagaagggaccttttagatcgagtccaaccattgacctaacactgacaaaaatcatcattaaccatatcactaagcactatgtcaacctgtcttttgaacacctccagggatgacgactccatcacttccctgggcagcccattccaaggcttaataaccctttcagtgtaaaaatttttcctaatatcccacctgagcctcccctggggcaacttgaagccatttcctcttgtcccattgcctgttccttgggagaagagaccagccccccctggctacaccctcctttcagggagttgtagagagcgagaaggtctcccctcagcctccttttctccaggctgaacacccccagctccctcagcctctcctcataagacttgttctccagacccctcaccagcttctttgcccttctctgga is a genomic window containing:
- the RHOJ gene encoding rho-related GTP-binding protein RhoJ isoform X1, whose amino-acid sequence is MNCKEDDNCTDGSSNNTKKMLKCVVVGDGAVGKTCLLMSYANDAFPEEYVPTVFDHYAVTVTVGGQQHLLGLYDTAGQEDYNQLRPLSYPNTDVFLICFSVVNPASYHNVQEEWVPELKVCMPNVPYVLIGTQIDLRDDPKTLARLLYMKEKPLTYEHGVKLAKEIGAQCYLECSALTQKGLKTVFDEAILTIFHPKKKKQRCAKCHSCCTLV
- the RHOJ gene encoding rho-related GTP-binding protein RhoJ isoform X3, giving the protein MNCKEDDNCTDGSSNNTKKMLKCVVVGDGAVGKTCLLMSYANDAFPEEYVPTVFDHYAVTVTVGGQQHLLGLYDTAGQIDLRDDPKTLARLLYMKEKPLTYEHGVKLAKEIGAQCYLECSALTQKGLKTVFDEAILTIFHPKKKKQRCAKCHSCCTLV
- the RHOJ gene encoding rho-related GTP-binding protein RhoJ isoform X2, producing the protein MNCKEDDNCTDGSSNNTKKMLKCVVVGDGAVGKTCLLMSYANDAFPEEYVPTVFDHYAVTVTVGGQQHLLGLYDTAGQDYNQLRPLSYPNTDVFLICFSVVNPASYHNVQEEWVPELKVCMPNVPYVLIGTQIDLRDDPKTLARLLYMKEKPLTYEHGVKLAKEIGAQCYLECSALTQKGLKTVFDEAILTIFHPKKKKQRCAKCHSCCTLV